The genomic stretch CAAAGCCCAGCAAGCGAATCGCCGAAATGTCATTGCCTAAGAAAAGGTATCGTTGATTCTCTTCCCATGAACATGCATCGTTCGTCATTATAAGTGACACTTTAATCGGTGATGATCTTTAACAGGATGTTACTGATAACGAGAAAACAGTTCTCTGGAAACAAAACAGTGATCCGGAATATCGACTCGATCCTCAAGGCGATCACCAAGACGCGTTACCACAAGTACAGAATCCTTTGTCTCGCAGCGGAGCAGCGGATGATGGCAAGAGCGTAAGCATGAAATTCGTCCTGTCCATGACGTGGgtgaaaatcactgaaaatttctttcttaaGGGCGAAGCTCCGTAAGCGGCTTCACAAGGCTCTTTCGAAGCCTGAGGATTGGGCAAAGCACAAGCAAACATTGGAGCGGATTGCAGTGCCAAAAGTTGTTCCCGAACCCTGGACACCCGTAAGTATTGATACCTCGACTGATTTCTCGTCCCGTTTTATCCGCTTCCTTGttcctttttccttcctcCTTAATTAACGAAGCTTCGATTAATTTCCCGCCTGTCAGGTCGCGCGGCTCTTCCTTTCGCCATCCTCACCCTCTTTCTTTTagtcttcctcctcctccttcttctcctcctcacTCCGCCAAGACACACATGCAATATCCCGTCACGCCGCAGACATTTCTATCCCTGTCACTAGGATACTGTTTTCTTTTAGATTATCCCGAGGTTGatccaaatttcatttctctacGTCACGCAATGTGCTTTTCCCTTGTGGGTCTCGAGTCGCGAAGCGGCCGAGTCCTGCCTTCGGGATGTTTTACtataatggaaaaataaatacttacTCAACAGTTTGCCCGTACAGATTGTGACATACATCATGTCGCGTGCGAAACGTGTTATGGGGGTGTTCGTGTAGGTTTGCATGCTGTGACAACTAATTACTTTTTCCAATCACTCGCGTGAAGGATCGCGGCGAGAAAAAGAGCATCGAAGAAATGAAGGATAGGCTGGATATCCTGGCCCAGCCGGTGGTCAAAGATTCAGGGCCAAAGCTGGATCCCTTCTCGGTCAGGCCTAGTGCGTTGAAATACCAGGCAAGCGAACGCATCAAGGAAATAGCGGTTCGCAAGATAACCAGAGACGCGTATCCTCCGAAAGATCCAACCGCCGTTTCTCCGGCCGCCATTAAGGCAGTTCGTGAGTATAGACTGATTCTCGAGACATTCGCGTATGAAacggaattgaaaattgtctcTTGGTTCCCTTTTCCAGCTACACCGAGGGTCCTGATTCTCGCAAAACCAGCCGTCAGGCCTCCAGGACGCGAGACGGATTTGAAGGAAGACGCTTTCAGCGTCGTGCCAAGGGCGCTTAAGGCCAAGTGCACGGCTCGAACGAAAATACTTGCCAAGCCCAAGTCGTACGGCAATTCTACATAAACTGACCGGAGATGAAACGCCAGCACGTTTCGTGCGGATCGACGCGACGTACGCATCCCTCGACCGCAAGATCCTCCATTCCTTCCTTCGCCTCGCAATCAGTCCTGATGTCTCCTCTTGTGTCATACATGCAATATATATCGTGTGTATGAGTTTTGTCGTAACTCCCGTTAAACCAAAAACGTTTCATTAATCATAAAAGAGACCAAGAAATGGTGGAAAgagatgaaaatgaaacttgAAATGACGAGCCCTACACTCTTGTCATGCTTAGCTGCCCACTCCGCGACATCGTCTCGACGATTCACCGCAGTCCTGAAATATTCCTGGCTTTATTTAGCCTATGAGAGCTTTCTCGTTCTTCCCTTCGCGCTTCTTCGTCATCGGCTGGATCCAAGGTAGAAGAAAATTGTTCCCTTAGGTTACATAAATAACATCGTCTTTACGGGATTacagtgaaaatttaataatattgagAGCTTACTTTCCGCAAGCTGACGGTGAGCTTACCACACTAGGTGTAACGTTCCTTGCTTACCTGTAactggaaaatggaaaatggaaaatggaaaattcacCATGACAGAtgacatgtacatacataccttcCGCCTAGCTTCGCTCCATTCTTTGTCTACATATTATCCTCCCACGACAGCAGCCAAGTAACTTTTGGCTCACAGTGAACACCGAGCTTTACAAACTGATACTGcagtttttcagtttttcttttatttttccttttttcaatacataatcttacatatttatttatgaagTTCAATTATGCATGTACTCGTCGAGGCGCGTTTTAATCCGCGCAATTAtcttatacataataattttttattatcaaagttgCACAGAGAATTTACATTTCCTCCTCAGCGTTGCGGTGGCCACTTGGAACTTGCATGATTTGATGCtaaactgaaagaaaaacaagataaaaaaaaatttgataaagttGCTGATAAACAGCTAGAAGAGAAAGGTGAGCGCAGATAAGACCTCAAAATTTCTGTGCGTGGACTTCTCACTTGGATGTCTGTTTATTGTAACGTTTTAAATATTGTCAGTTATGAAATAATAACTCACCAATAGCGCACTACCTGctgattaaaattcaaacctACCTCACACCGAGGAAGCAAAGGGCAGTTATGGATAAAAAACGCGCTTTGCAGCTTTTTCAGATTTGGGCACTTGATAGAAAGGGACTAACGTGATCGTTTAATAGGATTCGGTAATTCCGAATAATCCTTCGTGTGTTCTTCTCGCTGTCTACTGGATTGAAAGGTTTTAATGGGACAGCATCTGTTGTAaacgagaaaaggaaaaaaacgacaataaaaatctgcaactCGGCTCAACAGTCCGAGAACCGGTTGGAAAAGTTTACTTTACTAATTGACGCGAGACATTTTCAATGCGAGTAATCTTTTAATCCCACCACTGCATATTTGCGATCTTTTTTTCCGCGATGTTAACAGTGTTTTAAATTCTTATCAGTTTGAGTTTTACGTGTTGTAAATTCTGGCAAATGATTCAACTGAACCGTAAGTAGAAGACAAAATTAGAGCTGTTATACAGACGATTAGTGAACCTTCCTTcaaattaccttttttttgGAATGATCGAACGACAACTTTATTTATGGGACGGAGTGAATCGTAAACTTGTTGAAACGATCAGCGATCATGATTTAGCCATCATTGCACTTACCTAGCTTTTTGCAATACGCTTCTCTTAAAATTATGCCAGTTACAGAACAGCGTCGCGTGACGTAAAACTGAGTCCGTGGCTGATGCTGTCGCACAATAAATCCCAAGGTTCAAATACGCTCTTGCAGTAGGTGCGACAGGTGTCAATTAGAGCCAAAACCAGCAGCCCAGCGCATCGACAGAAGAAGCTGCACCTCCACGACGAATCGCTTGTCCTGGATTCTTTCAGCTCCGAACGGACTCTAGACTCCAAAGAGAAcgcaattcattttcaaaaagctGTACAATCATAACAAtagtataaaacaaaaattttaacgaaggACGGAAAATGATGGAGACCAGGATTCAAACACAATTTCACTTTCACGCGTGCCTGTGAAATGTTCAACAAtcttgaagaaatttatactgacgttttttgttttcatttctatttgcACCGATAGAACGCAAACGTGAGATCCCGGAATTAATGGACGACAATTTATTTATGACGTGCGAATTgcggatataaaattttaaactataataacaaaaagttAAACTGAATTTTCTCAATTGAAAAATGGTGTACAACTGAGTGAAATTCACCTTTTTGGCCCTCTTTGTTCTCCGGAACTACACGTCATCATGACTGTAGAGctgtgggaattttttttggcagcAAATTTCTTCCtcatcatatgtatatatatatatatatcgatgtaTAAGGTACTGTGTGCGTGTACGcgagaaaattaatataaactCCCGAGTCCGCAGACGTTTCCTGCACAGTTGGTCTCACATCATAAGGCTACTCTTATATTTCCCATTAAATTTTGCATCACGTTATGTAAGCCGTCGTGCGCGACGAATTTCGCCTCAGAGGCGCGTGGCTGTTTGAAGGTTGGCATTTGTTGCGCGATGAACGAATCAGGGGTTGGgttataaattgatatttacgAGCCAAGAGCGTTTATTCGGGGGAATAGATATCACGAGTCATTTTTTACTCCGTTGTAGGTGTACACATACACACCCCCCGTCTATCCAAATAACGGCTCCAAGCTTGAGGGAACGAAATTGTTTAAGATATTGTCAGAAACACCGTGCCTGACGTCAGTTCATTGATAAATCAACCGAGCAAAGTTTCTAACAGTTTGACGTCCGTGGTTGGGGGGTTTTGGCTTTGCCTCCGTACTACATCATAAACCTTCCCCGGGTGCGTTGATCATTGGCTGTTGTTTCCGCGATGTTTATCAACGGTCGATAACGCTCGATCAGGAAATTCGATATACAGGCATGTCGCACCTACTCGAACCTCGAGCTTTATGATTTATTGTGCCCGGTCAAGTGGGTGAAACCGTGTAGTTCGATACCAGCGTTCCTTGCACGCCTTTGCACTCCCTTGCCTTCATTTTCACGACTGTGCCAAAAGCACCCGAGCAGCTACCATGAGAAACGAAAGAACCCTTCGAAAGAAGGGCGAAAGCCTATACGTGTACAGTTTACATATATAACAGCGCAGTTGAGACGTCTGCAGTTCGAAACGAGTTCGTAAAGTTGGTAAAACGGTATAATAGGCGCTTGGATCTCATTGCGAGTTAAAGAGTTTCCGCTGTGCAGCATAGCTATCAGACACAACCACCGCATACCGCTTGAACTCGAACTGACCGAGGGTAAGACGAGCATGGTTTCTTTTCAAATGGAACGATTCAATTAGAAGAATCTCCGGAAGCTGGAATGAATGGGCGAATCCCCTATGGCAAGGATAAGCAGGGCCGCAGGTGGAGGGGCATCGGTGAAATGACGCAGACTGTAGGTACGTACCATCCGGGGGTGGCGAAAACGTCGGTGATTCTGGTCACGTAGAAGCCTGGCTGTCACCGACTCG from Diprion similis isolate iyDipSimi1 chromosome 12, iyDipSimi1.1, whole genome shotgun sequence encodes the following:
- the LOC124412987 gene encoding uncharacterized protein LOC124412987 is translated as MVSKRVKYALAHLSRRQHMAMLARPTWRRLNKTDIHCIADPFAVHRSALKCHPSKRLRIMSQPRVVNKKFDPTKLGSSYPKIHPKTLNAKPSKRIAEMSLPKKRMLLITRKQFSGNKTVIRNIDSILKAITKTRYHKYRILCLAAEQRMMARAAKLRKRLHKALSKPEDWAKHKQTLERIAVPKVVPEPWTPDRGEKKSIEEMKDRLDILAQPVVKDSGPKLDPFSVRPSALKYQASERIKEIAVRKITRDAYPPKDPTAVSPAAIKAVPTPRVLILAKPAVRPPGRETDLKEDAFSVVPRALKAKCTARTKILAKPKSYGNST